ccagggatggaacctgagtctcttatgtctcctgcattggcaagcgggttctttactattagcgccacctggcaagcccaatTAAATATAAGTCCTGCATCACATAAATATAAGCCTCCCACATATACTGGGAAGCAGTATAACGTGGtagataatgttaaaaaaaaaaaaaacaaaaaatagaggcTCTTCTGGGACCTGGGCGTGCCTGAGCCCAGGCTCCACCATGCTAGGGAAGACAGCATCATGAGCAAGGGCTGAGCCACAAGATGGAAAGAACCTGGGTGCCCAAAGGGCATCCAGGAAACTTCCTACCCCCTAACCCTTCACCTGAGCACAGATTTGGGAGACGGGACTGACCCAGACTTTGTTAAGCCACAGTATTCGGGGGTGTCTTTTTTACAACTCCTCCACCGTCACCCAACTCACCAGGGCAGGGCTCCATCATCGACGTCTGTGGGTGGCCACCCACCCAGCATCGTGACCTACACCAAagagtcgctcagacatgtctcctgaattgaatTCTGCTAGATCACTTTGCTAATACCCGTAAAAATGCTAATTACCAACAGGAACCCACAGGCTCTGGCTGACGGCAGAGTATAGTGAATCATGCcaagaataaaaacaacaatcaCACAGGTTtggctgggttcaaatccaggtcgCAACTCTGTGACCTTCGCCTTGTAATCttacctccctgagcctcagtttccccacctgctaAATGGGGATAAGAAGAGCCTCTACGGCAGAAGGTGGGTTGTTTTTtcgttgttaagtcatgtccaactctttgcgaccctgtagactgtggcctgccaggctcctctgtccgtgggatttcccaggcaagaatactggagtgggttgccatttccttctacaggggatcttcctgacccagggatcgaacctgcatctcctgcattgcaggtagattctttactgtctgagccaccagatgctGGGTGGGAGGATTCAGTGAGGGACTTCATACAGGACGATGAGGCCAGCCCCGGTCTTGGGGAAGGAGGGCACCAATGCACACGGCCCGTGATGGTGGCATGTACTGATGGCCCCTCGGGACTCACCTGCCATGCTCTTTGGAAGACCAAGGTCTGGGATATCTCCCTGACTCTCTAGGCCAATGGCCCCTGGggccctggaaaattccaatttACACCCAATCAGAAGATGGTTCAGGGAAGGAGTCCAAAGCAGTTGAAGCCGAAATGATGAAAAATGATTCAAAACACACCTTAGATCTTTGCTGCTCAGCATGGCCCCAGACCTGCAGCCTTGGCCTCATCTGAGACAGAATCCTGGGCCCAACATGGATCTGTTGAGTCAAGATCCAAACAACAAGACGACCGCATATGGTAGAATTTGAGGAGCCCCGCCACAGGTGACACCACTGATTTCCTGCCCCAGGTGACACAGGGGGGCAGGACTAAGGCTGTTGACAATCAGAAGCACCACGACCATGGCCCCCGTGTGCCGAGGCCCTGCTGTGACAGACGCACCAGCCTCGGACGCCCAGCATCTCACTCCATCCTCACCACCTCCCCCACGACATCAGAATGGCTCCAACGACACACCGAGAGAGAGACACCATTATCACCTGTTTCCTACAGGACGATACTCAGGCTCAGAGACAGGGAGGCACCCACTGGGGTTCACAGcgcaggaggcagagctcagctcTGCACTCAGCACTTCCCTGGGACAGGCCCGCCATGACCTCTCCATGGCTGAAGGGAAGTGggggctggagctggactccaggcGGGAGGTGTTGTCTCCACCCCCTGCTGCCCAGGCGCTGAGCCAGCCCGTccatccccccctccccccctcgCTTCCGCCATCTGTCCCTCCATCTGGCTGCCCGGGGGCCCGACTCACCTTTGTCCACCACCTCAAGGTGGATCTTTTTGACAACGCTGGTGTTGTGCTCGTAGTTGTCGAAGAAGAGCAGGCGGTACACGTGGCATTCATAGTCGCCCGAGTGGTTGTAGGTGACGTTGGTGATGAAGATGGACAGGTCCTGCAGGTCTTTGGTGCCCCGGCTGCCGTTCCACACCACGCGGCCCTCAAAGCGTTCATCCTCTTCCAGTTGCAGCACCTCGTTCTCATAGCGCAGGATCTGGGGGCAGTGGGCGCGGGGTCACTGCCGGCTACCCCCGCCCCACTGAGACCTCTATTCTGCCCCTCGCCCTGACGCACAGACACAGAAGGACCCAGACTGTGCCCAAGCCCTGACACAACACACGCCGCTGCACGTGTTCTGTGGCCATCCTCCGGAGCCCCCATTCAGCCTTTCTGGTCTTCATTCTCTACCATCTTGCCCGGCCCCCAGACACACTCCCCAGGCAGGGCGAGAGACAGCCCAATTCTGGCTGCTGTAGACTTCAATTCTCTGGAAGGCCCTCAAAAAGTTTATGGAACCCCCTCCTATGCAATTCAAAACACAGAGAGTGAAAAGGAGGTCAAAAAGTTCTGTTTCCTTCCACGATAACAATCTGAGGCATTTTTTGCTGGTATAAAATAATTCCGATGACGTATATTTTGTGACAACCGTGTGCCAGGTGCAGGAACTCAATTCTCACACCAGCCTCAGAGCTGGAGACTACCCACTCCCCTTTCTTTACAGAGGAGGCAGTGAAGGTTCAacggcttgcccaaggtcaccagcCGGTCCTGGTGGAGCTGGCATGTGGATCCAGGTCATCAGAAATGGCACCTGGGTGCAAACAAACTCGCAACCCCAACTGGAACCCTGCTCCCCGTCACTAGCTCCCACACAGGTGCCACTCTCCTGTGCCAGGAGCCCACCCACCTTGACAAACTCCTCTGTGCCCTTCTGGCGGAAAGTCCACTCAGTGAAGGTCTCAGCGTTGGTCTCACTGCGGCGCTTGCAGGAGATGCACAGGATTTTGAAGGTCATCCCATACACGGCCTCGGTCTCCGAGTCCACCTCCACGCAGCCCCCCCAGGCTGAGGACACTGCAGGGACAGTGGGCTCAGGTCGAGCCGGGGCATCCATCACCCTTGGCAATGCCAGGCTCACTGGTTGACAGCTCTCAGGCCCCTTGGAAGCCATCTGGTTCCCCTCGATTACGATCAGGAATAGCCAGAACCAGGCTCGGAGCTTGGCCCTGCCACCAGCTACATGCCCTTGGTGAGTCCCTCGTCCTCTCTGATTGCCCCTGTGAATAGTGAGGGAACCGATTGTCTTTCTTCTGGAGGTGGCTGGGCAGGTTCTTTAAGGCAGGTAAGGCTGCAGGGGACTTGATACcttgtgtgtgcactcagtcgtgtccgactctttgcaaccccatggactgtagcccaccaggctcctctgtccatgggattctccaggcaaaaatactggagtgggtagccatgcccttctccaggggctattcctgacctagggatcgaactcgggtctcctgtattgcaggcggattctttactgtctgagccactagggaagccacggTACACTGGATGCCCCCAGTCAACAGGGCTGTTATTGTGGTCAGTAACTTAGAGTCTGTGCTACCCAAGTACCCCTTTCTCAGGAGGCCACTTGTCCAAGGTATTGCAGTGTCTAGGTGGTGGGACCAGAATTCTAGTGGCGTTGGAAATTCAAGGTGGCAGCGTCAGTTCTACCAGCATTGATTGCTCTCTAAGACCAACCGGCCCCAGATAAATGGGTTGGGAGAAGCCAAGGCCTCAGAGAGGGAGGTGGGCACTGGATCCAGGGCAGAAAAACACCTCAGCCCTGCCCCCCAGTCCGGTAAGTTCCCAACATCCACCCCTTCCTATCTTCTCCTGCCTCAGTCCCCTCTGCTCCCAGGCTCCTCACTTCCTGAAGCCAATCCCACCCCCATCATCTTCTCAAAACTCTCTGAGCTCTTTCCCGCCACAGGGCCTTCACATCCCCAGCAGATTCCAGTCCCTTTGAGTCCCTCATCCTCATTCTTAcctgcctcctccttcctgctcACTAACTCGTGCTGTCTTTCCAGCTCCGAGGCTTTTCCTTTGCCCCCCATCCTTTCCTCTATTAATCGGGGTTTTCTGCCCTCCTCCTCTGCTGTCTCTTTCTATCCCCCTGAGCGCCTCAGTCTTTGCCGCCCCCTCTTTATTTCTCTCAGGAATCTCTCCGAAGGCCCCACTTTGTATCTTTACTCCGGCTCAGACACCCTCTCCTGCTCTCCATCTCGCCCTGCACCTTTCCCTGTCCTTTTAAAACTCCATCTCTACCTGTGTCTACCTGTGTCTCTATCTCTTCCTGCCTCGCTCaagtttttctctctccaccGCTCAGATCCCTAACTCTGGCATACTCTACACCCCTCTCTCTATCTCCCCCCTCACTTTCCAGCTCCCCAGTCTCCCAGCGGAGCACTCAGGAGTACTTCTATGTCTCTCGCCGCTGCTTCCCTtccgtgtctctctctctctctctctctctctctctctctctctctctctctcggtcTCTCCGTCCCAATCTCCGGGCGCCGcctccccccctcccacctcccgcgaCTGTAGGTGTCACATTGCAGCCTGCGGGGCTCTCCGGGAGCAGCTGACTCCGCGTTTCCTCGCCCCCGGCTGGGCGCCCGCAGCCGCCGAGCCGTGCCAGCCCGGCCCTCGCCCGCTCGCGCCCACCCGCACCTCTGCGCCCTCCCGAGCCCCGTTCCCCGCGCGCACAACTTCTGAAGCGGACTTAGCCGGGCCGGGGGATGAGGTGGGGACGGCCCTCGCCCGCGGCCCAAAGTCCCGAGAGCGAATCCCGCGGCCCGGCCAGTGTGCTGGCTGTGCCCCCGCCACGCGCGCCCCCCGCGCACTCACCCAGTGCGGCGCCGACCACAAAGGCCAGCAGCGTCCCCATGGCTGCGCTGAGCACGCTGCGCCCCCCTCCCGGGCCGCCGGTATTAATAGCGGGGCGAGAGGCGGCGGGACCCGGCGGCGGTTAGAATGTCCCCGGGAGCGCGCGGGCGCAGCAGCTGCGGCTCTGGGACCGAcgaggggggagggggggcgcGGCCCCCCCGCTCCGGTTACCGCCGGGGGCCCAGCCCCGGGGCCCGGCGTCCGGGCATCCCCGCCGCGCGGGCGGCGGCCGCTGCTCGGGCTGCTGCGTTGGCGCGCGCAGCCGGACACATCCGCCAGGTGCGCGGACCCCGGCCCCGCTCCGGCTCGGGCGCGCTAGGGCGCGGGCCGCGATCTCCTGCGCActgcagcggcggcggcggcggcggcggccacggcagggaggagggagagggagggggcgggATGAATCACCGCCGGGGGAGGGCGCGGCTGCCCAGCCTTTGCCGCAGCGGCCCGGGAGGCGCCCGCCGCACCGGCCTCTCCCGGTGGTGGCGCAGGGACCGCGGCTTCGGGCGTGGGGCGCGTGGTCTGGGCGTCGGACCCCTCCAGACTCCGGGGACCCCCAGACGCGGAGTCTGGGAAGGGTGACCCCCCTAGAGTCACAAGAGGGCTTGGAGGGCGGTTTGAGGGCAGGGCTCCGGACTTTAAATTATGGAGGTCATCCCCCTGGAATCtccaggggaacctggcaggaaTCTCTTGGTGACCTCCCCCTCGGACCCCGGGCACTCGGGCCTGGAGGTCACTGTGTTGGAACCCAAGTGGGCTTGGGGGGTGTCAGGCTAGGGCTACCCATAATACTCCAGACCCCTCCCAAGCAGGAGGGACACCCTGGATCCAAACCATAGAGGCTGCTCTGCTCTGGTTACTAGAGGTGCCACGTTTCTAGAAGAGGACCCTTCGTGACCCCGCTACCCTCTGTCTCTGACGTCATCTTCTACTCCGCCCCTTGcgaccccccgcccccaccccgccttgCTGCTGTCGAGGCCCGTGCTGTTTCCAGCACACCAAGCTCCTTCCCACCTCAGAGCCTTGGTCCTTCCTCACCTCTGCTTGGAACACTCTTCCCCTAGGTGACCCCAGGGCTGACTTCCTCTCCTCCTGCAGCTCTTGGCTCTAACGTCAGCTTCATCAGGCCCTCTGTCCACTCAGGACAAACTGCCTCCACCGTCCCTTACTTGACCTCctttaccagttttttttttcctcacagcaGTTGTCACTACCTGACATTATACTCTTCTTTATATGGTTCCTCCATTCACCTCTTGTCCTTCCAACCCTGGAAAACAAGCTCCCTCAAGGTGAGAACACTGTCTCGTGCACCACTGCGTCTCCAGCACCTTCACCTGTGCCTGGCACCTCAGCGTTgttgtagttgctcagtcgtgtccgactctttgtgactccatggcctgtagcccgccaggctcctctgtctcatgggatttcccaggcaagactactggagtggtttgccattcccttctccaggggatcttcccaacccaggggtcgaacccggggctcttgcactgcaggaagatcctttaccatctgagccactcagggaagccctttgtcaccttgcaggtgctcaataaatatttgtcaggtGAATAAATAAGTACCAGTGCTAGAGCCCTGCTGTATGCGGGGTCCACTTCTACCTCCACAAGCATGTATATACCAAGTTCTGTTATTAACCTGCATTTTACAAACTGGgagactgaggctgggagagggcCATTCCCTTGCCTAGGGTCACGCAGCCAGCCTCAGGTGGGTCTGGAATTCTGCCCGAATGGCAGGTAACTTGTCTGCTAAATGAAAAGGATGAGGATAGGGGCTCTTTCGGGACCACAGTGGGGGATTTTTGGCTGAGGGCTGCTCTTCAGGTCCTGACCTTCAGTTCTAGATAGGGTGAATTTCCAGAATCTCCCCAGCCCAACTTTGCCAGGCAAGAGGAATCAAGGGTGGGGCTGGCCCggggcagagggagaggaagCCAGGGACACCAGACACCTTTGCGGTCTGGGCCTTTGTGCCAGCACTTCCTGGGCTGTGAAATTCCCCTGCAAAAAATAACTCTCTTGCTGTTCCGGTCCCTTCTGTCAGGGGTGGCAGGCAGAGGCACAGTAAGGACAGGCCTTAGGCACCACACAGGGGCACCTGCAAACTGATGTTcgctgagcacctactatgggcTTGTgccattctaagcactttactattaactcatttaattcttcctACAAGATGGGTGTtaacattattcccattttacaggggggataaactgaggcacaggatgGGTAACTTGCCTCAATCGCTAGCTAGAGGAGAGGAGCGGCCGGCTCTGTAGTTTACCACTTGTGGTCCATCCTGCCCCATCCAGCCCCTCCTTCAGTCCTCTGCCCCACACCATCAGTTAAGATTCTTACAGCCTGTGACCTGTCAGAGGTCTCTTTTTACCCTTCCTCATTCACTCTGGAACCAGAACAGGATTTGAGTGAGACAGATCTGGGTTCTACCTGGACCAGAGGTTTTGCCTCTAGGCTCATTTCTGAATCGGTAAGACAGGGTCCAGCGGCCTCAAATTCTGGTGTGGGGGGCCTCTGTATCTGCAGGTGGAGACACCAGGGGCTAGGCCTTGCCTCTCTGCTGAGTGGTGCCAGGCATGTAACTATTTGTCTCCATCTCATGGTGTaactgagaattaaatgaacatttgggtttgctggtggctcagacggcaatgCACGAGaggggggtttgatccctgggtcaggaagatcccctggaaaaggaaatggcaagctactccagtattcttgcctgggaaatccaatgggtagaggagcctggtgggctacagtccctggggttgcagagtcagacacaactgagcgactaatacttcaGACCTTGGCACAGACTCTGGTACGTACTTGGTCCTCACTATATGACTTACTTTTTTTCTcccctgattttttttctgccatAATAGTAacctttattgaatatttactctGTGCAGGCCCTGTTTCAAGTAGCCACCTTTATTAATTCCTTGAATCCTTACAGAGTGGTTCTCACAGTGAGGTCCCTGGACATTCAGcagagcatcacctgggaacttgctgGCAGTGCACCTCAGCAGACTCATGGCAAGTGGGCTGAGTCTCAAACTGAGGGTGGAGTCCAGCTTTCTGCTTTTTAAGAGTCCTCCAGGAGATTCTGATGCAGCTAAAGTTCGAGAAAACTCACTTCTAACAATCCTAAAAGACCGGTGCTATTGTTTTTCTTGGCCACTCTGtgaggcatgcagaatctttgttccctgacctgggctccaacctgcaccctctgcagtggaagcatggagtcttagccactggaccaccagctaaGTCCCTGACTGGTGCTATTCTTATGCTCATTGCacagaagaaaactgaagctcagagaggttgaacTGCTCCGGGCGACATGCCTGCTAAGTATCAGAGGTAGGATAGAGCCAGGTCACCAATTTGTCCTTGGAGCCCCCACCCTGGATCCTGATGGTGCAAAGCTGCTTAGGAATCCCAGGTCACGTCGGTGTCTGTGGCCCCAGAAAATCAATTGTATGCCCCTCCTACCGCGGCGGGATCAAGTGTAACAGGAGGCTCTCACCACTCCCAGGGCCCTGCAAGGACAATCACAGCCATTTCCAACCTTTTATTGGGGCTGTCAGCCccaaataaatataatacattaaaCCCAGAGCTGAAGGAATCGTGTACCCCAGGAGGCACCCCACAACCCCAGACGGGCACAATAAGTTAGTGGGGGGCCTGCCAAAGGCTGGGCCAGCTCCCTGGCAGGGCAGGCAACGGCAGCTGGACTCGCACACGCTGGTCTAAAGTGCATCTCGGTTCTGTGGTCCCCGTGTCTGTGTGGCCCCTGGCCAGGCCACCGGGAGGGTTGGGCGGGAGGTTCCCGGTGCTCACACTGTGCCAGCAGTGGCCACCGAGCCTCTGTGTCTATTTGTCCGTTTAGGAGGATGGCTGTGTGTCCTCAGGAGAAGCTGTCGTCAGGCTGTGGCTGGGAGTCGAAGGGAGGGTCTGAGACGGTGATGCCTTGATGTAGCTTCTCCAGTGAGAACTTCATCTGCAGGGAGAGGTGGGCAGAGTGGGGGGTGAGTGCTGGTAGGGGTGATACACCCCCACCATCCTGCAGCTAAGGAACTGGGCAAGGTCCAGAGAGGCCAAGGTCAGCCTGTGCTGAGAGAGGAGCTTTTCCGCATCCAGTCTGACTTCTCACAGGCAGAgagcgagatggttggatggtaccaccgactcaatggacatgagtttgagcaaactccgggagataatgaaggacagggaagcctggcctgctgcagtcc
The nucleotide sequence above comes from Bos indicus x Bos taurus breed Angus x Brahman F1 hybrid chromosome 18, Bos_hybrid_MaternalHap_v2.0, whole genome shotgun sequence. Encoded proteins:
- the SCN1B gene encoding sodium channel subunit beta-1 codes for the protein MGTLLAFVVGAALVSSAWGGCVEVDSETEAVYGMTFKILCISCKRRSETNAETFTEWTFRQKGTEEFVKILRYENEVLQLEEDERFEGRVVWNGSRGTKDLQDLSIFITNVTYNHSGDYECHVYRLLFFDNYEHNTSVVKKIHLEVVDKANRDMASIVSEIMMYVLIVVLTIWLVAEMVYCYKKIAAATEAAAQENASEYLAITSESKENCTGVQVAE